The DNA window TCGCGGAGAAGGCCATCAATCAGGTTCGCGACTTCGTCTACAACCTTCTGAAGGACCGCTACGGCGAGGAGAAGGCCAGAGAGCTTGCCCGGGTGCTCACTGAGGGGCGGTGGACACACGACTACCCAATTACCTACGAGCATGCCAAGGAACTTGGACTTCACGTTGAAACGGACGTTCCTGAGGAGGTTTACGCCCTCATGGAATTGTACAAACAGCCAATGAAGCAGAGAGGCACGGTAGAGTTCATGCCGTACACACAGAGGGGCGAAAGCTCCTGAAGATTCAATATTCTCTCTACTTCCACCATTTTTGAAGGACCCACAAAATTTCAGCCAAAAAGTTTTTATTTACTCTCACCGTTTTCAGTCCAGATGTTTGGAGTAAGCTCACGAGCTGTTCTAAAAAGAGGGAAGGGGAAGAGAGATGCAAGCGAAAGTAGACCCAGAGGAAATTAAGAGGATCAAGAGGGAGATTGAGGCCCTTGAAAAGGAGAGAAACGAGATAAGGGCCAAACTGGAGGAGCTCGATAAGGAGCTTCAAATCTGGATTCAGAAGAGGGACGAAAAGAACAACGAGGTTAAGGGGCTCCGCCAGAAGGGACGCGAGTATAAAGCCAAGAGGGATGAAATCAACGCCCAGATACAGGAACTCAAAAAGAACCGCGAGGAGATCAACGCGAAGCTCGACCTCCTCTACCAGGAGATACTTGAGTACAGAACAAAGAGGGACGAGTACAACCAGCTCAGGCGTCTCAAGATGCCGCCCGCGAAGATACAGGAGCGCATAGAGAAGCTGGAGTGGGAGCTCCAGACCAACCCGAACATAACGCCCGAGAGGGAGAAGCAGATAGTCGACCAGATACAGGTTCTGGCGACGGAGCTTGAGATAATCCAGCAGGCCCAGAGGTTCCACACCAAGCTCCAAGAGACCAGGAAGAAAGTGGACCAGCTCAAGAAGGCCAGGAGAGCCATAAGCATGGAGATACAGAAGCTCGCCAATCAGAGCCAGCAGTTCCACGAGGGGATGATAAAGGCTTTCAACCAGGCCGACGAGGTCAAGAAAGAAGCCGACGAATACCACGCCAAGGTCGTTGAACTCAGAGAGAAGATCAAGGAAGTCAGGAGGGAGCTCCGCGAGATCGAGAGAAAGATAAGGGAGTACGACGAGAGGCACAAGGAACTCATCGCATACAGGCTCGTCGCCAGGATGCGCTCCAAGAAGGATGCCAGCTTCGAGAAGGCCGTCGAGGCCCTTGAGAAGTTCAAAAAGGGCGAAAAGCTTACCCTCGACGAACTGCTCCTCCTACAGAGGTACAACCTCGTCTGAGGCCTGGCTATGGAGGTTATCCGGCACGAGGGGCCTGGAAGGCTGGGCCTCGTAAGACTCGGGGAGCACTCGTTCAGAACCCCAGCGCTGGCGGGGGTAGACTTTACCCTCTCCCCCTTCAACTCATTCTTCCATCCCGCCGAGCCTGGAGACTACGATTTCAATCTCGCCCCGGCGATCCCTCTCGGCTTCTACACGCCGGACGAGGTTATAGAGAAAGCCCTCGGAAGGCTCTGGAGCGTAAACTACGAGGGCTTCAACGCCTTCTACCTGCCCGCCCTTAGGAGGACCATCCACCTGGGCGAGTTCTTCAAGATAATCGAGCGCTACAACTTTGACGCCGTCTACCTCGGCAACTCGAAGGTTCTAATAAGGGAATACCGCTACTTCGTGAGGATTTTGAGGGAGCTGCGCGAGAGGTTCCCAAACGTCATGATAATCACAGACCTAGAGCCGTTTTTCTATCCGCTCGCCGTCTATCTCGGCATCGATGCCTTCGACACCCGCTCCCTCAAGCTCTACGACTTCGATGGCAAGGGCTTCACAGGATACAGCCCGTTCCTCTGGAAGGAAGAACCCAACTCCCTCGACTTCGCTCGCGAGACGATTCTGCTGGTCAGAAAAGCCCTGAAAGAAGGAAAGCTCCGCTACCTCGTTGAGAACTTCTTCAACACCGGATACCACGCGGGAATACTCCGCATCGCTGACCTTGAGCATCCGGACTACCTTGAAAAGTACACACCGATTCAGAAGGAGACGGTCTACTTCATCAGCGACGCATCGGTTAGACGGCCAGAGGTGAGGAGGTGGCAGGAGCGCGTTGCAGAGCGCTTCGTCCCGCCGAGGAACACCGAACTGGTTCTCCTCTTCCCGTGCTCCGCCAAGAAGCCCTACTCCTTCTCCAGATCGCACACCCTCTATCGGAAAGCCCTTAAAGAGGCCCTCGGCTCTGGAATCGCCAAGGTTCACGAGCTAATCCTCACATCGCCGTTCGGCGTCGTCCCGCGCGAGTGGGAATGGCTGGCAAAGTACGACATAGTCGTTACCGGCCACTGGAGCGAGGAGGAGATTAAACCAGCGGCCGAGCTTCTCGCGAGAACCCTTGAGAAGTACCCGAAAGACGTTCCCATTATAGCGCACCTCGACGAGGCCTACGTTGAGATAGCGAAGCTTGCCGGCGAGATGAGCGGAAGGGAGATACTCTTCACCCGCGTCGAGAACGGCACGACGAGCAGGGAGAGCCTCAAAGCCCTCACCGAAACATTAAGGGAGTTCGAGCTTGAGGGAACCAAGGAAGACAGAACATACCGCTACTTCGAGGGCATAAGAAAGGTCTTCGACTTTTACTTTGGAGCAAGCGCCGGGGAGGCTGTCCTTCCCGAGAACGGCAGGGTCAGAGGTTCCAAGATGCTCCGTCTCTTCGTGGAGAATCAGCAGACGGGAACCTTCAAGGACGGCGTGATAAGCGTTACCCCCTTCGGAATGCAGAGGATATACGACTCCCTCAACTCATACTGGGTGAAGATCGACTTCGAGCTCCGCGGCGACGTCTTCGCGGTCGGCGTTGACGAGGCGGATCCAGCTATAAGGCCGGACGACATAGTGGGCATAGTGAGGGACGGGACGGTGGTGGGCGTCGGAAAGGCAGTTTTAGCTGGAGAGGAGATGGTCAGAGCCAAAAAGGGTGTCGCCGTCAAGGTCAGGAAGAGGGCCTGATTATGAAGCGGTTTTTCAGCCTTCTCCTGGTTCTCTCGGTTCTCATTTCCCTCCTGCCGGGGACTTCAGCAGATTATCTCGGGGCGGAGAGCCTCGACTTCCACGTCGTTGCGGTGTACGGCGATTCCGCCGTTCTCTCAGTCGAGTACGTGCCGTACTCCACCTCGATGAGCGATGCCCTTGTGCCCACAGGCTACTTTTACTACACCTTCTACGTCAACTCAAGCGGGGCGTACTTCATAGGGGGCTCCCTGGAAAAACCGGCGGTCTACAAGTACAGGGGCTTCTACTACGTCTTCATCGCCAACGAAGGCTCTGTAGAGGTTTATATGATGGGTGAGGACTGCTTTGAGAGGATAATCACTGTAAATTCCCAAAACAACAACTCCGCCCCAAACTTTGCCGTCGCGGTTCCTTACCTCATAGTGCAGGTCTCCGGGAACGAACTCCGGGCAATCAACGTCGCCAAGAACGCAACCGTCGGAACCCTCGACCCGATGAAGGCCGAGAACGGAACCTACTTCAGGGGCGTAACCATCGTCAGGGAGGGGAACGACGTTAGACTTGTGGGGGACTCCCCCGAAAAACCGCCAGCAGCATTGGACGTCTATGCCTCCGGCGATACCCTCCGTGTCCCCGAAGAGAACCTCGAACTTCCGCGGGATTCCGTGACCGAATACCTGTGGGCGCCCGAGGAAGCGGGGCACCTCAGGGCGTACAAGCTCGAAAACGGCCTCCTGCTGGTACCCCCAAGCGTTACCCACTACTTTGCCCCGGATGCCAATTCGAGCGGGGAGCTGTTGCAGTTCGGGAACGAAAGCGTCGCCGCCGGCATCTCCGACGTTTACGTCCTGTACTACGACGGGACCCTGAAGGCTTTCCCCCTCGGAGAGCCAACCGGAAGCAGATTCCTGGTGAAGGCTGACGGCGTGAGGTTTACAGGGTGCAAGGTGCCGAAAACGTACGCCCTCGAATTCTGGGCGGCGGTAGTTCTGCTGGCGCTGATAGGTCTCACCTGGTTCTTCATGGTGAAAAAGCAATAGCAAGGTTTTTATCTTCGTAGACTGACCTCCTCCCCGCCGTGAGGGGCGAGGCTTTCAAAAGAAATATGTAAAAAACAACGAACTGGTGTTCTCAAACGGCTCAAAGACCTACAGGATTCCACTGAAGGACGTGTTGCCCTACCTCCAGGATCCCTCAGAGGCAGAGTTTCTTCTCGGGGTGTTCATGGGGAATTATCTGCCATCCTTCCCCAACCATCAGCTACCACAGAGAAAGCTGCAACGGTACCACCGAGAGCACCCTGACCTTTGTTGCCAAGAGCCCCTATAAGACCCACACAATTGAGAACGTCAGCCCAGAGAATCTGAAGCCGGTCTACGAGTTCATCTACAACGGGAAGCTGAAGGCCGTCCCTCTCCTCTCCACGGATGGGTACTCATTCAAACCGCTGGCCCAAAAGGTGGCGGTCAGGGACGAATGTCCATGCAGATGTGAGAGCAGGCTCTCGGCTCCGCTCAGTGCCCTGATCGCTGCGGTTCTGGTCTTCACGCTGATTCTGGTGACCATACGGAGAAAACGCTAAAAACCCGACAAGCAGTACTATGGAACATGCCCAAGCACTTCAGGAAAGGCGTCAAGAGGGAGCATCACTTCCTAAAGGGCCTTGAAAAGCCGCTGGAGAGAATAGCCGCGATACCCGGGGTCAAAAAGGTAATCCCCGGAAGGATCTATGCGAGCGACGCAAGAGGTTTCGAGATAAAGGTCTCGCGAGAGACCAAGACCGGCCTGAAGCTCATCGCCAAGAGCGACGGTTCCGTCCAAGACGTTTTTCTCGTCGTTGATAAGGCTGACAGGGAAAGGGTTAAGCGGGAGATAGAAAAGATGGGAAAAGAGTGGTGATCAGCTCACCGCCCCTGGAAAAGGGAAACCGGGAACCTCTCAACGGCCACAAGCTTTTTCGTCGTTTTAAATGAAATTGAAACATAAAGGTTCAAACTAAAGCGTAGAAGAGACCCATAGACAACATCCCAGCCAAGCATATTATAATTTACGCTAGTGATATTAATCGGAATGTTAAGTCAAACTAACGAAACAATTTTTAACC is part of the Thermococcus sp. 21S7 genome and encodes:
- a CDS encoding DUF2103 domain-containing protein, which produces MPKHFRKGVKREHHFLKGLEKPLERIAAIPGVKKVIPGRIYASDARGFEIKVSRETKTGLKLIAKSDGSVQDVFLVVDKADRERVKREIEKMGKEW
- a CDS encoding coiled-coil protein, with the translated sequence MQAKVDPEEIKRIKREIEALEKERNEIRAKLEELDKELQIWIQKRDEKNNEVKGLRQKGREYKAKRDEINAQIQELKKNREEINAKLDLLYQEILEYRTKRDEYNQLRRLKMPPAKIQERIEKLEWELQTNPNITPEREKQIVDQIQVLATELEIIQQAQRFHTKLQETRKKVDQLKKARRAISMEIQKLANQSQQFHEGMIKAFNQADEVKKEADEYHAKVVELREKIKEVRRELREIERKIREYDERHKELIAYRLVARMRSKKDASFEKAVEALEKFKKGEKLTLDELLLLQRYNLV
- the arcS gene encoding archaeosine synthase subunit alpha — its product is MEVIRHEGPGRLGLVRLGEHSFRTPALAGVDFTLSPFNSFFHPAEPGDYDFNLAPAIPLGFYTPDEVIEKALGRLWSVNYEGFNAFYLPALRRTIHLGEFFKIIERYNFDAVYLGNSKVLIREYRYFVRILRELRERFPNVMIITDLEPFFYPLAVYLGIDAFDTRSLKLYDFDGKGFTGYSPFLWKEEPNSLDFARETILLVRKALKEGKLRYLVENFFNTGYHAGILRIADLEHPDYLEKYTPIQKETVYFISDASVRRPEVRRWQERVAERFVPPRNTELVLLFPCSAKKPYSFSRSHTLYRKALKEALGSGIAKVHELILTSPFGVVPREWEWLAKYDIVVTGHWSEEEIKPAAELLARTLEKYPKDVPIIAHLDEAYVEIAKLAGEMSGREILFTRVENGTTSRESLKALTETLREFELEGTKEDRTYRYFEGIRKVFDFYFGASAGEAVLPENGRVRGSKMLRLFVENQQTGTFKDGVISVTPFGMQRIYDSLNSYWVKIDFELRGDVFAVGVDEADPAIRPDDIVGIVRDGTVVGVGKAVLAGEEMVRAKKGVAVKVRKRA